A stretch of the Bacillus sp. FJAT-18017 genome encodes the following:
- a CDS encoding rhodanese-like domain-containing protein has protein sequence MNKKLSIIIGMVSILFIVYVVVGVNKAISSNGSHEGMPGMGDAGEVGVHPINSSDLEKSINHPDTVIIDLREFELYQNGHIPGAINVPFYELQNRLAELDPNKHIILVSDEDGKGDSSSEFLIQEGYQHVSNLLGGMENWAGELEK, from the coding sequence ATGAATAAAAAACTATCTATAATCATCGGTATGGTAAGCATTTTGTTTATTGTTTATGTAGTTGTAGGAGTTAATAAGGCCATTTCGTCAAATGGGAGCCACGAAGGCATGCCTGGTATGGGGGACGCCGGGGAAGTAGGAGTCCATCCAATAAATTCTTCAGACCTCGAAAAAAGTATTAACCATCCGGATACGGTGATAATCGATTTACGGGAGTTTGAATTATATCAAAATGGACATATTCCAGGTGCAATCAACGTCCCCTTTTATGAGTTACAGAATCGGCTTGCCGAATTGGATCCCAATAAGCACATTATCTTAGTGTCGGACGAAGACGGTAAGGGTGATTCGAGCAGTGAATTCCTTATCCAGGAAGGTTATCAGCATGTCTCAAATCTCTTGGGAGGAATGGAGAATTGGGCCGGTGAACTTGAAAAATAA
- a CDS encoding four-helix bundle copper-binding protein, translated as MENQQFSDCIEACFECMEACNHCYDACLREMDVKMMAECIRTDRECADICAFAIKAMQSNSPFVKEICDLCAEICEACGRECEKHADHHEHCRQCAEACFRCAEACRKMAA; from the coding sequence ATGGAAAACCAACAATTTTCAGATTGCATCGAAGCATGTTTCGAATGCATGGAAGCCTGCAATCATTGTTATGATGCATGCCTTCGAGAAATGGATGTCAAGATGATGGCAGAATGCATCCGCACCGACCGGGAATGTGCAGACATCTGTGCATTTGCCATTAAAGCTATGCAGTCGAACTCACCTTTTGTAAAAGAAATTTGTGATCTCTGTGCGGAAATCTGTGAAGCGTGCGGACGGGAATGTGAAAAGCATGCCGATCATCACGAACATTGCAGGCAATGCGCCGAAGCTTGCTTCCGCTGTGCCGAGGCCTGCCGGAAAATGGCTGCTTAA
- a CDS encoding PCYCGC motif-containing (lipo)protein: MKLSRYLLLMFSILAIGIISACSSLDTENLELDAKHTPLPDYVLQSPDKVQETYLLAAKYPEALAASPCYCGCGMDDGHESNLDCFVKGMGDGNTVTEWDPHGTAUDTCVNIAREASMMRQEGKGLKEINETIVDHYSNLGEGTPTPVPAN; encoded by the coding sequence ATGAAATTATCCAGATATTTGTTACTGATGTTTTCAATCCTGGCAATTGGCATCATCTCTGCCTGCAGCTCTTTGGATACAGAAAACCTTGAGCTCGATGCAAAGCACACTCCCCTTCCGGATTATGTTTTACAGAGCCCGGATAAGGTTCAGGAAACCTACCTTTTGGCTGCCAAATACCCTGAGGCTTTAGCCGCATCTCCCTGCTATTGCGGCTGCGGAATGGACGATGGCCACGAAAGCAACCTTGATTGCTTTGTTAAAGGAATGGGTGACGGCAATACCGTAACTGAATGGGATCCTCATGGCACCGCTTGAGACACGTGCGTAAACATCGCCCGGGAGGCGAGCATGATGCGTCAAGAAGGTAAAGGCCTAAAGGAAATTAACGAAACGATTGTAGACCACTATTCGAATTTGGGTGAAGGGACACCGACACCAGTACCTGCAAATTAG
- a CDS encoding PCYCGC motif-containing (lipo)protein — protein sequence MKLSRYLLLMFSILAIGIISACSSQSSTEELTLDPKHTALPDYVLQTPDKVQETYVMAAQHPDALASVPCYCSCGTGSGHESNLDCFIKGMDSDLAVTEWDPHGTAUDICVNIAREAVEMKQDGKSLKEIHEAIVEEYSSYGEGTPTPVPAN from the coding sequence ATGAAATTATCTAGATACTTGCTGCTGATGTTTTCAATCCTGGCCATCGGCATCATTTCTGCCTGCAGTTCGCAATCATCAACTGAAGAGCTGACATTGGATCCGAAGCATACTGCCTTGCCAGATTATGTTCTCCAGACACCTGATAAAGTGCAAGAAACATATGTTATGGCCGCACAGCATCCCGATGCACTTGCATCTGTTCCATGCTATTGCAGCTGTGGCACCGGATCCGGCCATGAAAGTAATTTGGACTGCTTCATTAAGGGAATGGATTCCGACCTCGCTGTAACTGAATGGGATCCGCATGGCACCGCTTGAGACATTTGTGTCAATATCGCCCGGGAGGCGGTAGAAATGAAACAAGACGGTAAAAGCCTGAAGGAAATCCACGAAGCTATTGTTGAAGAATATTCATCCTATGGTGAAGGAACTCCGACACCTGTCCCAGCAAACTAA
- the speD gene encoding adenosylmethionine decarboxylase, protein MDLTPQQRVELHGFNNLTKSLSFNMYDICYTGTKEEREAYLEYIDEQYNADRLTKILKHVADIIGAHVLNVAKQDYVPQGASVTMLVSEGPVVEVPTEHFEESPGPLPSNVTLSLDKSHITVHTYPEYHPDEGISTFRADIDVSTCGEISPLKALNYLIHSFETDVMTLDYRVRGFTRDKEGYKLFIDHEISSIQNYIPDEVADKFHMIDVNVYQENIFHTKCKLRDFDLNNYLFGYTKDKLSEEQREEIEGSIKWEMDEIFYGKNIYMGSFDKNAEKAFRENLESEVQRKKN, encoded by the coding sequence ATGGATTTGACACCGCAGCAGCGGGTGGAGCTGCATGGCTTCAATAATTTGACGAAAAGTTTAAGTTTTAATATGTACGATATTTGCTATACGGGGACGAAGGAGGAGCGTGAGGCGTATCTTGAGTATATTGATGAGCAGTACAATGCGGATCGCCTGACAAAAATCCTGAAGCATGTCGCGGATATTATCGGGGCGCATGTGTTGAATGTGGCGAAGCAGGATTATGTGCCGCAGGGTGCGAGCGTGACGATGCTAGTGTCCGAGGGCCCGGTTGTCGAGGTGCCGACTGAGCATTTTGAGGAATCGCCTGGGCCGCTGCCATCAAATGTGACGCTCTCTCTTGATAAAAGTCATATTACGGTTCATACATATCCGGAGTATCATCCGGATGAGGGGATTTCGACGTTCCGCGCCGATATTGATGTGTCGACTTGCGGAGAGATTTCGCCGCTGAAGGCGCTCAATTACCTGATTCATTCGTTCGAGACAGATGTGATGACGCTTGATTACAGGGTGCGTGGTTTCACACGTGACAAGGAAGGCTACAAGCTGTTTATTGACCATGAGATTTCGTCAATCCAGAATTACATTCCGGATGAGGTGGCTGATAAGTTTCATATGATCGATGTGAATGTGTATCAGGAAAACATCTTCCATACAAAGTGCAAGCTGCGTGATTTCGACTTGAACAATTATCTGTTCGGCTATACGAAGGACAAGTTAAGCGAGGAGCAGCGCGAGGAAATTGAAGGCAGCATCAAATGGGAGATGGATGAAATTTTTTATGGGAAAAATATTTACATGGGCAGTTTTGATAAGAACGCCGAGAAAGCCTTCCGTGAGAATCTGGAGAGCGAAGTGCAGAGAAAGAAAAACTGA
- a CDS encoding CueP family metal-binding protein translates to MNLVKLKVFTVALFLGIILAGCGEDSTKVENSANETAANQSETPTVQELLADISSGKTEVEAASVTSDQLIVKGTDGTETVHELPADQFFVSIAPYVSQTHEUGTHSLAGCQGELMNEEFDVVIKDNEGNIVVDKTLKSGSNGFIDLWLPRNKTYNVKIEHDGKVTESQLSTSQGDITCITTMQLL, encoded by the coding sequence GTGAATTTGGTGAAGCTTAAGGTTTTTACAGTTGCTTTGTTTCTTGGCATCATCCTGGCCGGCTGCGGTGAAGACAGCACCAAAGTTGAGAACTCAGCTAACGAAACAGCTGCCAATCAGAGTGAAACCCCTACTGTTCAGGAATTATTAGCCGATATCAGTTCAGGTAAAACAGAAGTCGAAGCTGCTTCAGTTACATCTGACCAGCTTATCGTTAAGGGAACGGATGGAACTGAAACTGTTCATGAGTTACCAGCAGACCAATTCTTTGTATCAATTGCCCCTTATGTCAGCCAAACCCATGAATGAGGTACACATAGCCTGGCAGGTTGTCAGGGAGAGCTCATGAATGAGGAATTTGATGTTGTCATCAAAGATAATGAAGGCAATATTGTAGTAGACAAAACGTTGAAATCCGGATCAAACGGGTTCATTGATTTATGGCTGCCCCGGAATAAAACATACAATGTAAAGATTGAGCACGACGGAAAAGTAACAGAATCCCAGCTGTCTACTTCCCAGGGAGATATCACCTGTATTACAACCATGCAATTACTATAG
- a CDS encoding spore germination protein, whose product METEVKNKVSKSLETNVAFLKSELGVGKSFDVIHLEVEYSGRKMSLFMIDGLVKDDMLHLLLKFMANLKKEQLQGATIKEMLKTYVPYIELDSTDDLDKAADMVLAGPTALVIDGEKEIILIDARTYPVRGPQEPDTERVVRGSRDGFVETIVFNTALVRRRVRDRTLRMKYMQVGRRSKTDMVICYIEDIADQDLVKKIEDKLSKIDTDGLPMAEKTVEEFITGSKWNPFPAVRYTERPDTMATHLYQGHICVLVDGSPSAMITPTTYWHHLQHAEEYRNKPLVGAYLRLVRFLAVWASLFLLPIWYLLAIDPSLVPKSMEFIGPNDPGKIPLFLQFLIVEVGVDMLRMAAIHTPTSLATALGLIAALMIGQVAVEVGLLTNEVILYLALAAIGTFSTPSYELSLANRLVRLFLLISTALFHTVGLVVGFTLVVIYLSRMKSFGIPYMWPFIPFNLKSFKEILIRSPIPFKSKRPGVLDPKDPDR is encoded by the coding sequence ATGGAAACGGAAGTGAAAAATAAAGTAAGCAAGAGCCTTGAAACGAATGTTGCTTTTTTGAAAAGTGAGCTAGGGGTTGGAAAAAGCTTTGACGTTATCCATCTCGAGGTCGAGTACTCGGGGCGGAAAATGAGCCTATTCATGATTGATGGGCTTGTAAAGGATGACATGCTGCATCTTCTGCTGAAGTTCATGGCCAACTTGAAAAAGGAACAGCTCCAGGGTGCAACGATCAAGGAAATGTTGAAGACATATGTCCCCTATATTGAATTGGACTCAACGGATGACCTGGACAAGGCAGCTGATATGGTGCTTGCCGGGCCGACTGCGCTTGTCATTGATGGCGAGAAGGAAATCATCCTGATTGATGCCCGTACCTATCCGGTCAGAGGGCCGCAGGAGCCCGATACTGAGCGGGTCGTTCGCGGCTCGCGTGACGGATTTGTTGAGACGATTGTGTTTAATACGGCACTTGTCAGGAGGAGGGTTCGCGACCGGACGCTGCGAATGAAGTATATGCAGGTCGGGCGGCGTTCAAAAACAGATATGGTTATCTGCTATATTGAGGACATTGCCGACCAGGACTTGGTAAAGAAAATTGAGGATAAGCTCTCGAAGATCGATACGGACGGGCTGCCGATGGCGGAGAAGACAGTTGAGGAATTCATTACCGGCAGTAAATGGAATCCATTCCCGGCGGTTCGGTATACGGAGCGGCCAGATACAATGGCGACTCATTTGTACCAAGGGCATATTTGTGTGCTTGTCGATGGATCTCCGAGTGCAATGATCACGCCGACGACATACTGGCATCATCTTCAGCACGCAGAGGAGTACCGAAATAAGCCGCTCGTCGGTGCTTACTTAAGGCTGGTTCGATTTTTGGCAGTCTGGGCGTCCTTGTTCCTGCTGCCGATCTGGTATTTGCTAGCAATTGATCCGAGCCTAGTACCAAAAAGTATGGAGTTTATTGGCCCGAATGATCCTGGAAAAATCCCGCTATTCCTGCAATTTTTGATTGTAGAGGTCGGGGTCGATATGCTGCGTATGGCGGCCATTCATACGCCTACATCGCTGGCAACCGCACTGGGCCTTATTGCTGCGTTGATGATCGGGCAGGTTGCAGTCGAGGTGGGATTGCTCACCAATGAGGTTATCCTCTATTTGGCGCTAGCAGCAATCGGAACATTTTCGACCCCAAGCTATGAGCTTAGCCTTGCCAACCGGCTTGTCCGTTTGTTTTTGCTCATTTCCACGGCACTATTCCACACTGTGGGACTGGTTGTCGGCTTCACACTCGTTGTAATCTATCTTTCAAGGATGAAAAGCTTTGGAATACCGTATATGTGGCCGTTCATTCCTTTTAATCTCAAGTCGTTCAAGGAAATTCTGATCAGGTCGCCGATCCCGTTTAAATCCAAGCGGCCGGGGGTCCTGGATCCTAAGGATCCGGACAGATAA
- a CDS encoding NIPSNAP family protein yields MFYRRKSYLVKNEFVDSLNDLFNEHNFANRLRYGARLTGRWMVPVDADTTEIFAIWEYDNFESFLEIEANIREDEAHAQQVQSWYEAYGGKDYVFKQYIIDVRDEQIKPTFYAHVH; encoded by the coding sequence ATGTTTTACCGAAGAAAATCTTATCTTGTAAAAAATGAATTTGTGGATTCCCTGAATGATCTTTTTAATGAGCACAATTTTGCGAATCGCCTTAGGTATGGTGCGCGGCTTACCGGCCGCTGGATGGTTCCTGTCGATGCTGATACAACTGAAATCTTCGCAATCTGGGAATATGATAATTTTGAATCATTCCTGGAGATTGAGGCAAATATCCGCGAGGACGAGGCCCATGCCCAGCAGGTTCAATCCTGGTATGAGGCATACGGAGGCAAGGATTATGTGTTCAAACAATATATCATTGACGTCCGGGACGAACAGATTAAGCCGACGTTTTACGCGCATGTCCATTAG
- a CDS encoding YqjF family protein encodes MDDVLKVTSHRPFPLPDLPWMMTQTWENLLFMHWPVDTSAIRALVPAELELDTWEGQAWLTISPFQVKHQRFRIMPEIPLLNEYLELNVRTYVKRGGKHGVYFFSLDANLAPAVLAANGLLALPYKHAEMEFKRAGEDAEGETGFLFTNKRISAENGFGKYQAAYRPESAPFVCKPGSLEHWLVERYCLFTTRDGKVLRGDIHHLPWDVGEAWAAVSVNTMSPVSLYGDPILQYCESKKVLMFPFVED; translated from the coding sequence GTGGATGATGTACTGAAGGTGACTTCACACCGCCCCTTTCCTCTGCCGGATTTGCCATGGATGATGACCCAGACATGGGAAAACTTGCTGTTCATGCATTGGCCGGTTGATACATCAGCGATAAGGGCGCTGGTTCCCGCCGAACTTGAATTGGATACGTGGGAGGGGCAGGCATGGCTGACTATTTCGCCGTTTCAGGTAAAGCACCAGCGATTCAGAATAATGCCAGAGATTCCGCTTTTGAATGAGTACCTTGAATTGAATGTGCGGACTTACGTGAAACGCGGCGGGAAGCATGGGGTTTATTTCTTTTCTCTTGATGCAAATTTGGCGCCGGCTGTGCTGGCGGCAAATGGGCTGCTTGCTCTTCCTTATAAGCATGCTGAAATGGAGTTCAAGAGGGCTGGAGAGGATGCCGAAGGAGAAACTGGTTTTCTTTTTACAAATAAAAGAATTTCGGCCGAGAACGGTTTCGGTAAATATCAGGCTGCCTACAGGCCGGAATCCGCTCCTTTTGTATGTAAGCCTGGTTCGCTTGAACACTGGCTGGTTGAACGGTATTGTTTGTTCACGACACGGGATGGAAAAGTGCTGCGCGGCGATATCCACCACTTGCCGTGGGATGTGGGTGAAGCGTGGGCTGCAGTGAGTGTGAATACAATGAGCCCGGTTTCGCTTTACGGCGATCCGATTCTTCAATACTGCGAATCGAAAAAAGTGCTGATGTTTCCGTTTGTGGAGGACTAA
- a CDS encoding STAS domain-containing protein — MNELDQALYEYLLSHSSDMTDEWLSRRNKESGSLYSKDAAPELVKKLREQNKLFNTNISKVFIEEEEPYKEGLIPWTKMVAEDRVNSNVPLHLVIKQFGVFRAVFLDFIESFVTQNDNLAIKHGDIFRWSKKINIAFDKVVDLFSEHYNEVNNKLLTEKEKIILELSAPVIPIASSIGVLPLIGKIDIERAQAIMESVLNQSSQMRITRLYIDLSGVPEMDAVASCELSKVIKGLNLLGVQAILSGMRPEVAQAAVEQGINFSNTQIEPNLGAALSKFEW; from the coding sequence ATGAACGAATTAGATCAAGCCCTATACGAATACCTATTGTCCCATTCATCGGATATGACCGACGAATGGCTAAGCCGCAGGAATAAAGAATCAGGCTCGCTTTATTCCAAAGATGCAGCCCCGGAGTTAGTTAAAAAGCTCCGCGAGCAAAACAAACTATTTAATACGAATATCTCCAAGGTTTTCATAGAGGAAGAAGAGCCCTACAAGGAAGGTCTGATTCCATGGACAAAGATGGTTGCGGAGGACCGTGTAAATTCCAACGTCCCTCTTCACCTTGTCATTAAGCAATTCGGTGTTTTCAGGGCTGTCTTCCTGGACTTTATTGAAAGTTTTGTTACTCAAAACGATAATCTGGCCATAAAGCACGGTGATATTTTTCGCTGGTCCAAAAAAATCAATATAGCATTTGATAAAGTAGTGGACTTATTCTCAGAGCACTATAATGAAGTAAACAACAAGCTGCTAACTGAGAAGGAAAAGATTATCCTTGAACTAAGCGCCCCGGTTATCCCAATAGCAAGCAGCATCGGCGTCCTGCCGTTAATCGGTAAAATTGACATCGAGCGCGCCCAGGCAATCATGGAATCGGTACTGAATCAAAGTTCGCAAATGCGAATTACAAGGCTGTATATTGACCTGTCCGGAGTTCCAGAAATGGATGCAGTAGCATCATGCGAGCTTTCCAAGGTTATAAAAGGGCTAAACCTGCTCGGTGTGCAGGCCATCCTTTCAGGAATGCGCCCGGAAGTAGCCCAGGCCGCCGTTGAACAGGGAATCAACTTCAGCAATACACAAATCGAGCCTAATCTCGGCGCTGCCCTGTCGAAGTTTGAGTGGTAA
- a CDS encoding CsbA family protein: MKYLAAFFLPGLTVLLFSRVTYNRVIGLVLTVALIAASVYKGYTDSWALIVIDAFSLTAGFWAASYLKPKFPGKQT; the protein is encoded by the coding sequence ATGAAATACTTGGCGGCATTCTTCCTGCCCGGGCTGACAGTCCTTTTGTTTTCACGGGTAACGTATAACCGGGTTATCGGTCTCGTCCTGACAGTTGCCTTAATTGCTGCCTCCGTCTACAAAGGCTACACTGACAGCTGGGCGCTAATCGTCATCGACGCATTCTCGCTCACAGCCGGTTTTTGGGCAGCCTCCTACCTCAAACCGAAATTCCCTGGAAAACAAACATAA
- the uvrB gene encoding excinuclease ABC subunit UvrB produces the protein MKNQFELVSKYSPQGDQPKAIEKLVDGIYKGKRIQTLLGATGTGKTFTVSNVIKEVNKPTLVIAHNKTLAGQLYSEFKEFFPNNAVEYFVSYYDYYQPEAYVPSTDTFIEKDASINDEIDKLRHSATSALFERKDVIIIASVSCIYGLGSPEEYSEMVLSLRTGMEIERNKLLRRLVDIQYARNDIDFKRGTFRVRGDVVEIFPVSRDEHCVRVEFFGDEIDRIREVDALTGEILGERNHIAIFPASHFVTREEKLRIAIQNIEAELEERLEELRSEEKLLEAQRLEQRTRYDLEMMREMGFCSGIENYSRHLTLRPPGSTPYTLLDYFPEDFLLVIDESHVTLPQIRGMFNGDKARKQVLVDHGFRLPSALDNRPLMFEEFEKHISQMINVSATPGPYEIEHTPEMVEQIIRPTGLLDPTIEVRPIEGQIDDLIGEINERVARNERVLITTLTKKMSEDLTDYLKEIGIKVNYLHSEIKTLERIEIIRELRLGKYDVLVGINLLREGLDIPEVSLIAILDADKEGFLRSERSLIQTIGRAARNSNGHVIMYADKITNSMQIAIEETKRRRTVQEEYNKKHGITPTTIQKDIRAAIRATQAAEESEDYSATAPLAKLAKKDRERVIAQMEKEMKEAAKALNFERAAELRDLILELKAEG, from the coding sequence TTGAAAAACCAATTTGAGCTAGTGTCCAAGTATTCGCCACAGGGAGACCAACCGAAAGCCATTGAGAAGCTGGTAGACGGAATTTATAAAGGCAAGCGTATCCAGACACTGCTCGGGGCGACTGGAACCGGGAAGACATTCACTGTATCAAACGTTATTAAAGAAGTGAACAAGCCGACACTTGTTATCGCACACAACAAGACGCTTGCCGGACAGCTCTACAGCGAGTTCAAGGAATTTTTTCCGAACAATGCTGTTGAATACTTTGTTAGTTACTACGATTATTATCAGCCAGAGGCCTATGTGCCCTCGACCGATACATTTATAGAAAAAGATGCAAGCATCAATGATGAGATTGACAAGCTTCGCCACTCGGCGACTTCCGCATTGTTTGAACGTAAGGATGTCATCATCATAGCGTCCGTCTCCTGCATCTACGGCCTCGGTTCTCCTGAGGAATATAGTGAGATGGTTCTAAGCCTCAGGACCGGGATGGAAATTGAACGGAACAAACTTCTTCGCAGACTGGTCGATATCCAGTATGCGAGAAATGATATTGATTTTAAGCGCGGAACGTTCAGGGTTCGCGGCGACGTCGTCGAAATTTTCCCTGTGTCGCGTGATGAGCACTGTGTAAGGGTTGAATTTTTCGGCGATGAAATTGATCGTATCCGTGAAGTTGACGCACTGACTGGAGAAATCCTCGGTGAACGCAACCATATCGCAATCTTCCCAGCTTCCCACTTCGTAACCCGCGAAGAAAAGCTCCGTATAGCAATTCAAAACATTGAGGCCGAGCTTGAAGAACGGCTGGAAGAGCTTCGTTCCGAGGAAAAATTGCTGGAAGCACAAAGGCTTGAACAGCGGACAAGATATGACCTCGAAATGATGAGGGAAATGGGCTTCTGTTCCGGGATCGAGAACTATTCGCGCCACCTGACACTCCGGCCTCCAGGCTCGACGCCATATACACTGCTCGATTATTTTCCTGAAGACTTCCTGCTCGTCATCGATGAGTCCCATGTTACCCTTCCGCAAATCAGGGGTATGTTTAATGGAGACAAAGCAAGGAAACAAGTGCTTGTCGATCACGGCTTCAGGCTGCCGTCCGCGCTCGATAACCGTCCGCTCATGTTTGAGGAGTTCGAGAAGCATATTTCGCAGATGATCAACGTCTCGGCAACGCCGGGACCTTATGAAATCGAGCATACACCGGAGATGGTCGAGCAGATTATCCGTCCAACTGGCCTGCTGGATCCAACAATTGAGGTCCGTCCGATCGAAGGCCAGATTGACGACCTGATTGGGGAAATCAATGAGCGTGTGGCGCGGAATGAACGTGTCCTTATAACGACACTGACAAAGAAAATGTCCGAAGACCTGACTGATTATCTAAAGGAAATCGGCATTAAGGTTAATTACCTGCATTCCGAAATCAAGACGCTTGAGCGAATTGAAATCATCCGCGAGCTCCGGCTTGGGAAATACGATGTCCTGGTCGGGATCAACCTTCTAAGGGAAGGTCTTGATATTCCTGAAGTATCGCTGATTGCAATTCTAGATGCGGACAAGGAAGGCTTCCTCCGTTCCGAACGCTCGCTTATCCAGACGATTGGACGCGCAGCGAGGAACTCGAACGGACATGTTATTATGTACGCTGATAAAATCACTAACTCGATGCAGATAGCGATTGAGGAAACAAAGCGTCGCCGTACGGTCCAGGAGGAATACAACAAAAAACACGGAATCACACCGACGACGATTCAGAAGGATATCCGTGCAGCAATCCGTGCTACCCAGGCAGCAGAGGAAAGCGAAGACTACTCAGCAACAGCCCCGCTTGCCAAGCTTGCTAAGAAAGACCGTGAGCGCGTAATTGCTCAAATGGAAAAAGAAATGAAGGAAGCTGCAAAGGCGCTTAACTTTGAGCGTGCAGCCGAGCTTCGTGATTTGATACTAGAGTTAAAAGCGGAAGGATGA